A portion of the Deinococcus peraridilitoris DSM 19664 genome contains these proteins:
- a CDS encoding amidohydrolase family protein, whose translation MDIVDAQVHFNLLDSLKAGMTAMDAVGVNAVLYDEYWGFDEHSRILPGYELPNGAFRHVFPLAEEAALRFPERFAYLVRFDRRDPQLEDLIATIGRMPQRKALRVVPWTEEGFTQFAQGADEPVFAAAQKHRVPVFVLLPGRTSLLRPYLHKFPDVPVIIDHCGVQLPMGTPPADRFAGFADVLALAEFSNVSVKWSHAPRLSREGYPYPDVLAMLLRVVEAFTPQRVMWGSDHTQSKDHHSWAESLYYIRDTGELSSEEKAWILGRSLRTTLNWPAPTR comes from the coding sequence ATGGACATCGTAGACGCTCAAGTGCACTTCAACCTCCTCGACAGCCTGAAAGCCGGCATGACCGCCATGGACGCGGTCGGTGTGAACGCCGTGCTCTACGACGAGTACTGGGGATTCGACGAGCACTCGCGCATCCTGCCCGGGTATGAACTTCCGAACGGCGCGTTCCGCCATGTCTTCCCCTTGGCCGAGGAGGCGGCCCTGCGGTTCCCGGAACGCTTCGCGTACCTGGTGCGCTTCGATCGGCGCGATCCACAGCTCGAAGACCTGATCGCCACCATCGGGAGAATGCCACAACGCAAGGCCCTGCGGGTCGTGCCCTGGACGGAGGAAGGCTTTACGCAGTTCGCGCAGGGTGCGGACGAGCCGGTGTTCGCTGCAGCGCAGAAGCACCGGGTGCCGGTATTCGTGCTGCTGCCCGGACGCACGTCCCTCCTGCGGCCGTACCTGCACAAGTTTCCCGACGTGCCGGTGATCATCGACCATTGCGGAGTGCAGCTTCCCATGGGAACTCCACCCGCTGACCGGTTCGCGGGGTTCGCGGACGTCCTGGCTTTGGCGGAATTTTCGAACGTGTCGGTGAAGTGGAGTCACGCGCCGCGCCTGTCCCGCGAAGGGTATCCGTACCCGGATGTCCTGGCGATGCTGCTGCGCGTCGTCGAGGCGTTCACGCCCCAACGGGTGATGTGGGGGAGCGATCACACGCAAAGCAAGGACCACCATTCCTGGGCGGAGTCCCTATACTACATTCGCGACACCGGCGAGCTGTCCAGCGAGGAGAAAGCCTGGATCCTGGGCCGCAGCCTCCGCACCACCCTGAATTGGCCCGCCCCCACGCGATAG
- a CDS encoding histidine phosphatase family protein, translating into MTLKRRILTGWLIALGLGTPSIASAQNDWRVLTNGAVVLFRHALAPGTADPPGFRLNDCRTQRNLNAEGRAQARRIGEAFRARRVTVTRVLTSQWCRARETAMLAFPGVARDEAAFNSFFGDSEREAGQTSAARGVLSRWNGPGVLVVMTHQVNITALTGIVPASGEGVIVRFEDGRLKVLGRVTP; encoded by the coding sequence ATGACACTGAAGCGACGAATCCTGACGGGCTGGCTGATCGCTCTTGGCCTGGGCACGCCCTCCATCGCCAGCGCCCAGAACGATTGGCGTGTCCTCACGAATGGCGCGGTCGTGCTCTTTCGTCACGCCCTCGCGCCCGGCACAGCAGACCCACCGGGCTTTCGCTTGAACGACTGCCGGACACAACGCAACCTGAACGCCGAGGGGCGCGCACAGGCCCGCCGCATCGGAGAGGCGTTCCGTGCGCGGCGCGTCACGGTCACACGCGTGCTGACCTCGCAGTGGTGCCGCGCGCGCGAAACGGCCATGCTCGCCTTTCCAGGCGTCGCGCGCGATGAAGCGGCGTTCAACTCCTTTTTCGGCGACAGCGAGAGGGAAGCCGGGCAGACAAGCGCGGCGCGAGGCGTGCTGTCGCGGTGGAATGGGCCGGGCGTGCTCGTCGTGATGACACACCAGGTCAACATCACCGCGCTCACGGGTATCGTGCCCGCCTCGGGGGAAGGGGTCATCGTGCGTTTCGAGGATGGCCGCCTCAAGGTGCTTGGACGTGTGACGCCGTGA